ACATCGTATTATAGCAGATGACGTAATTTCTGACTTTTTGAACACATTGTGCTTTAAATGAACGGTAGGGGTCGGCGTCTCTGCCGGCCCGAACCGGTTGATTTGTATTTGAAAAATGTGCTGGCACGGGGGCACGGTACCTACCAATTGCCGAGAAGTGCTTTTCGCAATTGGACACTATTTTATACACCTGCTATATATACGAGGATCTGGAGCGAGGCACAAAAAAGCACTTTTGGGGAAGCCTGTTGGATGACAATATCATGCTCATGTAGGATTGTGGCGGAGAAAATACTGCTTGAACACAGAATCCAGTTAGTTGAAGACAGTAAGGGCGGATATCACCTGCGTAAGGTCTCGAAAGACAGCAGGACTGTTCTTTCAAGCAATCCGGTTCACAGCGATCCGAGTGTACTCGCTGAGGCCAGAGAGTTGTTTCCCGATCTCCTGCCCTTCAGCGGACTTCCTGTGGACGCAACGTAGTCTTTCTTCCTGTTCCTTTCCGACACCTCATATTTCCCGAAGCACGAGATTTTCGGGAGTCGCTCGGGAAAAGCCCATATTTCTTCATCCTTGCTCTGAGAGTCGGTCGCGACATCCCCAACTGATCGCACGTCCTGCCTAAATGCCATTCGTTGGAATCGAGGACTTTCAGGATATGTTCTCGTTCCACCTCTTCCAGACTTGTGTTGCTTCCATGGTTTGAAGCAAAGGTGGGAGAGTCTTTCAGACAAGCCTCTGCGTGCTCTCTCGATAACACCGCAGAGGGACTGAGAACAGCACAACGGATCATCACGTTCTCCAGTTGCCGAATATTGCCCGGCCAATCATAGTTCATCAAGAGCTCGAGAGCTTCAGGTGAAAGACGTTTCGTTTCTGAGACGTTCTGATAAGCGGTCTTCTGAAGAAAGAAGCTTGCGAGAAGAGGAATATCGGACCTCCTGCTGCGCAATGGAGGTGCATCGATAGTCACGACTTTCAATCTATAGTACAGGTCCTCTCGAAACTTGCCCTCCTGAACCAGCTTAGTAAGATTTCGATTGGTGGCGGCGACTATCCTTGCATTCGAGAAGATGGGGCGATCCCCGCCAACTCTTACAAACTCCCCCGATTGGAGGAAACGCAAAAGCTTGCTTTGCATCAGTAGCGGCAGCTCTCCTATTTCATCGAATAAGATAGTACCCTCTCCGGTCAATTCCAGTCGTCCTTTTCGCGTGTCGGTGGCTCCTGTAAAGGCCCCTTTCTCGTAACCAAACAGCTCGCTCTCCACGAGAGAGTCTACCAGAGTCGAGCAGTCCATCACGG
The sequence above is a segment of the Desulfomonile tiedjei DSM 6799 genome. Coding sequences within it:
- a CDS encoding sigma-54-dependent transcriptional regulator — encoded protein: MKSKVCIIDDQNSILESMEIFFKIRNWDVYTAANGPDGIRLVEQVRPVLVILDIRLPGMSGLEVLEKLRGRFPKLQVIVITAFQTMESTIQAIKLGAFDYLHKPIDIAEMDAVIRRLEVTAVDQDREVEALDQAFNPTDHRPHMISRSRRMKEVFKTIALVSESRVTVLIQGESGTGKELIARSIHYNSPWSDKPFTVMDCSTLVDSLVESELFGYEKGAFTGATDTRKGRLELTGEGTILFDEIGELPLLMQSKLLRFLQSGEFVRVGGDRPIFSNARIVAATNRNLTKLVQEGKFREDLYYRLKVVTIDAPPLRSRRSDIPLLASFFLQKTAYQNVSETKRLSPEALELLMNYDWPGNIRQLENVMIRCAVLSPSAVLSREHAEACLKDSPTFASNHGSNTSLEEVEREHILKVLDSNEWHLGRTCDQLGMSRPTLRARMKKYGLFPSDSRKSRASGNMRCRKGTGRKTTLRPQEVR